The Skermanella pratensis genome has a window encoding:
- a CDS encoding cell division protein FtsQ/DivIB — MSRVNKPTLCAPRDLRARTAERARSATQKATEKANRRRSWPRWTEKAMRLGLIAFPILLAGSAGTWAYQTGWFGTMADRTTAALIDLTVDAGLEVQEVLVEGRVETDRSAVMAAIQVKRGDPILQFDPEAARAGLERLRWVATATVERRLPDTVFVKLDERRPMALWQRDGKLALIDRDGEVLTERELGRYNNLLQIIGADAPKHAPELLGHLATVPALYERVNAASRVGGRRWDLHLANGVVVRLPESDIGGALRHLAEQESKQPVLDRDIVAVDLRLPDRLVIQTSTAAAQRRRVPEEKI; from the coding sequence ATGTCACGTGTGAACAAGCCGACCCTCTGCGCGCCCCGCGACCTCCGCGCCCGCACGGCGGAACGCGCGCGCAGCGCGACCCAGAAGGCCACGGAAAAGGCGAACCGCCGCCGTTCCTGGCCGCGCTGGACCGAGAAGGCGATGCGCCTGGGACTGATCGCGTTCCCGATCCTGCTGGCCGGCAGCGCCGGGACCTGGGCGTACCAGACCGGGTGGTTCGGCACGATGGCGGACCGGACGACCGCCGCCCTGATCGACCTGACGGTGGATGCCGGGCTGGAGGTCCAGGAGGTGCTGGTCGAAGGCCGGGTCGAGACCGACCGCAGCGCCGTGATGGCGGCGATCCAGGTCAAGCGCGGCGACCCGATCCTGCAATTCGACCCGGAGGCGGCGCGCGCCGGCCTGGAGCGGCTGCGCTGGGTCGCCACGGCCACCGTCGAGCGGCGGCTTCCCGACACCGTGTTCGTCAAGCTGGACGAGCGCCGGCCGATGGCGCTGTGGCAGCGCGACGGCAAGCTGGCGCTGATCGACCGCGACGGCGAGGTGCTGACCGAGCGCGAGCTGGGCCGCTACAACAACCTGCTCCAGATCATCGGCGCCGATGCGCCGAAGCACGCGCCGGAACTGCTGGGGCACCTGGCGACCGTCCCGGCGCTGTACGAACGGGTCAATGCCGCCAGCCGCGTCGGCGGCCGGCGCTGGGACCTGCATCTGGCCAACGGCGTCGTGGTCCGCCTGCCGGAGAGCGACATCGGCGGCGCCCTGAGGCATCTGGCCGAACAGGAGTCGAAACAACCGGTGCTTGACCGCGACATCGTCGCCGTCGACCTCCGCCTGCCGGACCGTCTGGTGATCCAGACTTCGACGGCAGCGGCACAACGTCGCCGTGTGCCCGAGGAAAAGATCTAA